From Streptomyces zhihengii, the proteins below share one genomic window:
- a CDS encoding DUF779 domain-containing protein, with the protein MDETASVRLTDAAAGLLSRLASVHGPLMFHQSGGCCDGSAPMCYPAGEFRTGDSDVLLAELRVEGMDEPVPFWMSRGQHDLWRHTRLVVDVVEGRGSGFSLEAPEGVRFLIRSHLV; encoded by the coding sequence ATGGACGAGACCGCGAGTGTACGGCTGACCGACGCCGCCGCCGGACTGCTGAGCCGGCTGGCGTCGGTGCACGGGCCGCTGATGTTCCATCAGTCCGGCGGCTGTTGCGACGGCAGCGCGCCGATGTGCTACCCGGCGGGCGAGTTCCGCACCGGGGACAGCGATGTGCTCCTCGCCGAACTGCGGGTGGAGGGGATGGACGAGCCGGTGCCGTTCTGGATGTCACGCGGCCAGCACGACCTGTGGCGGCACACCCGGCTCGTCGTGGACGTGGTCGAGGGCCGGGGCAGCGGGTTCTCGCTGGAGGCGCCGGAGGGGGTGCGGTTCCTGATCCGGTCGCACCTGGTCTGA
- the urtC gene encoding urea ABC transporter permease subunit UrtC has translation MTTTAAPPETAPAAPPGKDRSARLRVPAAFLAGAVLLLGVAPLALSDFRLSLLAKYLCFAIVAVGVSLAWGRGGLLVLGQGVFFGLGGYAMAMHLKLADAAAAGETLPDFMLLYGSGDTLPWWWQPFADPVFALAATVLLPMAVAALLGFLVFRRRVKGAYFAILSQALAAALAIWLIGQQATTGGTNGLTDIQGFFGYDLRDPVNQRTVYVVIAVALLLTMALARMLFVSRYGELLVAVRDSEERVRFLGYNPADVKLVAYVVAAGMAGLAGALFVPAVGIISPALIGIVPSIGFVIGAAVGGRASLVGAVLGAVAVAWAQSTLSESFPAAWTYAQGLLFVLAVGFLPGGLASLGAVLRRRRTATTATPVPTTPVPATAVPTTPVPATPVPATANPKGETA, from the coding sequence ATGACGACGACCGCCGCACCGCCCGAGACCGCCCCCGCCGCACCGCCCGGGAAGGACCGGAGCGCCCGGCTGCGGGTGCCCGCCGCCTTCCTCGCCGGCGCCGTGCTCCTGCTCGGCGTCGCACCGCTCGCCCTGTCCGACTTCCGGCTCAGCCTGCTCGCCAAGTACCTCTGCTTCGCGATCGTCGCCGTCGGCGTGAGCCTGGCCTGGGGACGCGGCGGACTCCTCGTCCTCGGCCAGGGCGTCTTCTTCGGCCTCGGCGGTTACGCCATGGCGATGCACCTCAAGCTCGCGGACGCCGCCGCGGCCGGGGAGACGCTGCCGGACTTCATGCTCCTCTACGGCAGCGGCGACACCCTGCCGTGGTGGTGGCAGCCCTTCGCCGACCCGGTCTTCGCGCTGGCCGCCACCGTGCTGCTGCCGATGGCCGTCGCCGCCCTGCTCGGCTTCCTCGTCTTCCGGCGCAGGGTCAAGGGCGCCTACTTCGCCATCCTCAGCCAGGCGCTCGCCGCCGCCCTGGCCATCTGGCTGATCGGCCAGCAGGCCACCACCGGCGGCACCAACGGCCTCACCGACATCCAGGGCTTCTTCGGCTACGACCTGCGCGACCCGGTCAACCAGCGCACCGTGTACGTCGTCATCGCCGTCGCCCTGCTGCTCACCATGGCCCTCGCGCGCATGCTGTTCGTCTCCCGCTACGGCGAACTCCTCGTCGCCGTGCGGGACTCCGAGGAGCGGGTCCGCTTCCTCGGCTACAACCCGGCCGACGTGAAGCTGGTCGCCTATGTCGTCGCTGCGGGCATGGCGGGCCTGGCCGGCGCCCTGTTCGTACCGGCCGTCGGCATCATCTCCCCGGCGCTCATCGGCATCGTGCCCTCCATCGGCTTCGTCATCGGCGCCGCGGTCGGCGGCCGGGCCAGCCTGGTGGGCGCCGTGCTCGGAGCCGTCGCCGTCGCCTGGGCGCAGAGCACCCTCTCCGAGTCCTTCCCCGCCGCCTGGACGTACGCCCAGGGCCTGCTGTTCGTGCTGGCCGTCGGCTTCCTCCCGGGCGGCCTCGCCTCCCTCGGCGCCGTGCTGCGCCGACGCCGCACGGCCACCACCGCCACTCCGGTCCCGACCACCCCGGTCCCGGCCACCGCGGTCCCGACCACCCCGGTCCCGGCCACCCCGGTCCCGGCCACTGCGAACCCGAAGGGGGAGACGGCATGA
- the urtB gene encoding urea ABC transporter permease subunit UrtB produces the protein MTVVLNQSFTGISIGAVLLLIALGLTLTFGQMGVINMAHGEFMMAGAYTAYLLQQAIGDAGFSLLVALPTAFLVAGAMGALLEWLLIRRLYTRPLDTLLVTWGVSLMLQQLARDIFGAPNVQTRAPEWLTGNIGFAGTTLATNRLFILGLALLCVLGLTVVMRSTPLGRRIRAVVQNRDLAKVSGIATGRVDRTTFFIGSGLAGLAGVALTLVGPIGPTMGTNYIVDAFLVVVVGGIAQLKGAVITAFALGVLQSVLEYSTTVSVAKVVVLVAIVAFLQWRPQGLYTLRTRSLA, from the coding sequence ATGACGGTCGTCCTCAACCAGTCCTTCACCGGCATCAGCATCGGTGCCGTCCTCCTCCTCATCGCGCTCGGCCTCACCCTGACCTTCGGTCAGATGGGCGTGATCAACATGGCGCACGGCGAGTTCATGATGGCCGGCGCCTACACCGCCTACCTGCTCCAGCAGGCCATCGGCGACGCCGGGTTCTCCCTGCTCGTCGCCCTGCCCACCGCCTTCCTCGTCGCCGGCGCGATGGGCGCGCTGCTGGAGTGGCTGCTCATCCGCCGCCTGTACACCAGACCGCTGGACACCCTGCTCGTCACCTGGGGCGTATCGCTGATGCTCCAGCAACTGGCCCGCGACATCTTCGGCGCCCCCAACGTCCAGACCCGCGCCCCCGAGTGGCTCACCGGCAACATCGGCTTCGCGGGCACGACCCTCGCCACCAACCGGCTGTTCATCCTGGGCCTCGCCCTGCTGTGCGTCCTCGGCCTCACCGTCGTCATGCGGTCCACACCGCTCGGCCGCCGGATCCGCGCCGTGGTGCAGAACCGGGACCTCGCCAAGGTGTCCGGCATCGCCACCGGCCGGGTCGACCGGACGACCTTCTTCATCGGCTCCGGACTGGCCGGCCTCGCCGGCGTCGCCCTCACCCTCGTCGGCCCCATCGGCCCGACCATGGGCACCAACTACATCGTCGACGCCTTCCTCGTGGTGGTCGTCGGCGGCATCGCCCAGCTCAAGGGCGCGGTCATCACGGCCTTCGCCCTCGGCGTGCTCCAGTCCGTGCTGGAGTACTCGACCACGGTCAGCGTCGCGAAGGTCGTCGTGCTCGTCGCGATCGTCGCGTTCCTCCAGTGGCGACCCCAGGGCCTGTACACACTGCGCACCCGGAGCCTGGCATGA
- the urtA gene encoding urea ABC transporter substrate-binding protein, with product MSELILSRRGLLTGVSALGATAALSACGAKTGGTTSTGSGATADTSGDTVKVGLLNSLSGTMAISEVTVRDALLLAVKEINAAGGVLGKKLEPVSQDGASDWPTFAEKAEALITDTRVAATFGCWTSASRKAVKPVFERHKALLFYPVQYEGLEQSPYIFYTGATTNQQIVPALDYLKKQGHTRLYLVGSDYVFPRTANKIIKAYAAANGMKVVGEDYAPLGSTEFGTIVNKVKDAGADAVFNTLNGDSNVAFFKEYKSGGLTARSLPVLSVSIAEEEVKSIGTQYLEGQLTAWNYYQTTPGAANTGFVTAYQAAYGKDKPTSDPMEAAYVSVHLWKRMVEKAGSFDVAAVKAAADGIAFDAPEGKVTVDGATQHVHKTARIGKVGADGRITEVWNSGGPVAPDPYLKGYDWASGLS from the coding sequence ATGTCCGAGCTCATCCTGAGCAGACGCGGCCTGTTGACGGGCGTGTCCGCCCTCGGTGCGACCGCCGCGCTCAGCGCCTGCGGCGCCAAGACCGGAGGCACGACGTCGACCGGCTCCGGCGCCACGGCGGACACGTCCGGGGACACCGTCAAGGTCGGTCTGCTGAACTCCCTCTCGGGCACCATGGCCATCAGCGAGGTCACCGTCCGCGACGCGCTGCTGCTCGCCGTGAAGGAGATCAACGCGGCGGGCGGCGTCCTCGGCAAGAAGCTCGAACCGGTCAGCCAGGACGGCGCGTCCGACTGGCCCACCTTCGCCGAGAAGGCCGAGGCCCTCATCACCGACACCCGGGTCGCCGCCACCTTCGGCTGCTGGACCTCGGCCAGCCGCAAGGCCGTCAAGCCCGTCTTCGAACGCCACAAGGCGCTGCTCTTCTACCCCGTCCAGTACGAGGGCCTGGAGCAGTCCCCGTACATCTTCTACACGGGCGCCACCACCAACCAGCAGATCGTGCCCGCCCTCGACTACCTCAAGAAGCAGGGCCACACCCGGCTGTACCTGGTCGGCAGCGACTACGTCTTCCCGCGCACCGCCAACAAGATCATCAAGGCGTACGCGGCGGCCAACGGCATGAAGGTGGTCGGCGAGGACTACGCGCCGCTCGGCTCCACCGAGTTCGGGACCATCGTCAACAAGGTCAAGGACGCCGGGGCCGACGCCGTCTTCAACACCCTCAACGGCGACAGCAACGTGGCCTTCTTCAAGGAGTACAAGTCCGGCGGCCTCACCGCGCGAAGCCTCCCGGTGCTCTCCGTCTCCATCGCCGAGGAGGAGGTCAAGAGCATCGGCACCCAGTACCTGGAGGGCCAGCTCACCGCCTGGAACTACTACCAGACCACCCCGGGCGCGGCGAACACCGGCTTCGTCACCGCCTACCAGGCCGCCTACGGCAAGGACAAGCCGACCAGCGACCCGATGGAGGCGGCCTACGTCTCGGTCCACCTGTGGAAGCGGATGGTCGAGAAGGCGGGCTCCTTCGACGTCGCCGCCGTCAAGGCCGCCGCGGACGGCATCGCCTTCGACGCCCCCGAGGGCAAGGTCACCGTGGACGGCGCCACCCAGCACGTCCACAAGACCGCCCGCATCGGCAAGGTCGGCGCCGACGGCCGCATCACCGAGGTGTGGAACTCCGGCGGCCCCGTCGCACCCGACCCCTACCTCAAGGGCTACGACTGGGCCTCCGGCCTCTCCTGA
- a CDS encoding MarR family winged helix-turn-helix transcriptional regulator, translating to MARRSVELLDLLTRAERLAARRVQSVLAEFDCSVEAWRVLDLLADGEGHHMTALADHAFLPAPTLTKLVDQLVDQNFVFRRIDPADRRRVLAHLTPRGLERRRLLAEAVRADRGAWEPLLAAEDGRRLAVLLDRLASALREEDGVTPPRAERSAGRAR from the coding sequence ATGGCGAGGCGGTCTGTGGAACTGCTCGACCTGCTGACCCGGGCGGAGCGGCTCGCCGCACGCCGGGTGCAGTCCGTGCTCGCGGAGTTCGACTGCTCCGTGGAGGCGTGGCGGGTGCTGGACCTGCTCGCGGACGGCGAGGGGCACCATATGACGGCCCTCGCCGACCACGCCTTCCTGCCGGCACCGACGCTGACGAAGCTGGTGGATCAGCTCGTCGACCAGAATTTCGTCTTCCGCAGGATCGACCCCGCCGACCGGCGCCGGGTGCTGGCCCATCTCACACCGCGGGGCCTGGAGCGCCGGCGGCTGCTGGCCGAGGCGGTGCGCGCCGACCGCGGCGCCTGGGAGCCGCTGCTCGCCGCGGAGGACGGCAGACGGCTGGCCGTGCTGCTGGACCGCCTGGCCTCGGCCCTCCGCGAGGAGGACGGCGTCACCCCGCCTCGTGCGGAGCGCTCAGCTGGGCGAGCACGTTGA
- a CDS encoding phosphatidylinositol-specific phospholipase C/glycerophosphodiester phosphodiesterase family protein, whose amino-acid sequence MPTSRRRAVTTIAAALVGAVALTEKGSADGAARPPQGPVPLRQAHAHNDYLHPRPLHDALAHGFTSVEADVFLVDGDLLVAHEPAGLDPSRTLRSLYLDPLLARVRAGHGSVHPGHRTTVQLLVDIKADGVAAYRELDRQLRDYRRMLSSCTDGRVRTGAVTPVVSGDRTARLPMEAQRRRYAFYDGRLDDLAAPVPAPASFVPLVSANWTQSFGWRGAGEFPAAEREKLRAIVATAHARRQRIRFWATPDTPGPERDALWTALLDAGADHLNTDDLVGLAAFLRARGR is encoded by the coding sequence GTGCCCACCAGTCGTCGCAGAGCCGTCACCACCATCGCCGCCGCGCTGGTGGGCGCCGTCGCCCTGACGGAGAAGGGCAGCGCGGACGGAGCGGCCCGTCCGCCGCAGGGGCCCGTGCCGCTGCGCCAGGCGCACGCCCACAACGACTACCTCCACCCGCGCCCCCTGCACGACGCCCTCGCGCACGGCTTCACCAGCGTCGAGGCCGATGTCTTCCTGGTCGACGGCGACCTGCTGGTCGCCCATGAGCCCGCCGGGCTCGACCCGTCCCGCACCCTGCGCTCGCTCTACCTCGACCCCCTCCTCGCCCGCGTCCGCGCCGGCCACGGCAGCGTCCACCCCGGACACCGCACGACGGTGCAGCTCCTCGTGGACATCAAGGCCGACGGCGTCGCCGCCTACCGCGAGCTCGACCGCCAACTGCGCGACTACCGGCGGATGCTGAGCAGCTGCACCGACGGACGGGTCCGCACGGGCGCCGTCACCCCGGTGGTCTCCGGCGACCGGACGGCCCGCCTCCCCATGGAGGCGCAGCGCAGGCGGTACGCCTTCTACGACGGCCGGCTCGACGACCTCGCCGCTCCCGTCCCCGCCCCCGCCTCCTTCGTCCCCCTGGTCTCGGCCAACTGGACGCAGAGCTTCGGCTGGCGCGGGGCCGGTGAATTCCCCGCCGCGGAACGCGAGAAGCTGCGTGCGATCGTGGCCACCGCCCACGCGCGGCGGCAGCGGATCCGCTTCTGGGCCACCCCCGACACGCCGGGACCGGAGCGCGACGCCCTGTGGACCGCACTCCTCGACGCCGGCGCCGACCACCTCAACACCGATGACCTGGTAGGTCTCGCGGCCTTCCTGCGCGCCCGGGGACGCTGA
- a CDS encoding substrate-binding domain-containing protein, with translation MHRPPPPVRVPEWFVPDESTLDVALVYPQQGPAGIFGPTCLTCARLAADEVNKAGGVLGRELRLLEVDGGADPRRVAAEVEALVETGTVQGVTGWHISSVRRALAPRVAHRVPYVYTALYEGGERTEGVFMTSETPAGQLLPAMRLLGDARGVRRWFVVGNDYVWPRHTARAARRYARTARGRVCGEAYLPLGTEDFREVLRRIEHADADAVLMLLVGSDAVRFNRAFAACGLDQRCLRLSTLMDENMLLGSGPGATADLYSTAGFFASLADGNTLDFHGRYAARFGIQAPTPGSLGESCYEGVLLLAALVERARTLDVSAIGAAAESVRYEGPRGLIGLEGRHARQRIYLAEADGLDFNVLAQLSAPHEAG, from the coding sequence ATGCACCGTCCGCCGCCCCCGGTCCGCGTCCCCGAGTGGTTCGTCCCCGACGAATCGACCCTGGACGTCGCCCTCGTGTACCCCCAGCAGGGGCCCGCCGGGATCTTCGGCCCCACCTGTCTGACCTGCGCACGGCTCGCCGCCGACGAGGTCAACAAGGCGGGCGGGGTGCTCGGCAGGGAGCTGCGGCTGCTGGAGGTCGACGGCGGCGCGGACCCGCGGCGGGTGGCGGCCGAGGTCGAGGCCCTGGTGGAGACCGGCACCGTGCAGGGCGTCACCGGCTGGCACATCTCCTCCGTCCGGCGGGCCCTCGCCCCACGGGTCGCCCACCGGGTGCCGTACGTCTACACGGCCCTGTACGAGGGCGGCGAGCGCACCGAGGGCGTCTTCATGACCAGCGAGACACCGGCCGGGCAACTCCTGCCCGCCATGCGGCTGCTCGGCGACGCCCGCGGGGTGCGGCGCTGGTTCGTCGTCGGCAACGACTACGTCTGGCCGCGGCACACCGCCCGTGCCGCACGCCGCTACGCCCGCACCGCGCGCGGCCGGGTCTGCGGCGAGGCGTACCTCCCGCTGGGCACCGAGGACTTCCGCGAGGTGCTGCGCCGGATCGAGCACGCCGACGCGGACGCCGTGCTGATGCTCCTGGTCGGCAGCGACGCGGTCCGCTTCAACCGGGCCTTCGCCGCCTGTGGGCTCGACCAGCGCTGCCTGCGCCTGAGCACCCTGATGGACGAGAACATGCTGCTCGGCAGCGGCCCCGGCGCCACCGCCGACCTGTACAGCACGGCCGGTTTCTTCGCCTCGCTCGCCGACGGCAACACCCTGGACTTCCACGGGCGTTACGCCGCCCGGTTCGGCATCCAGGCCCCGACGCCCGGCAGCCTCGGCGAGTCCTGCTACGAAGGGGTGCTGCTGCTCGCGGCGCTCGTCGAACGGGCACGCACCCTGGACGTGTCCGCGATCGGGGCGGCGGCCGAGTCCGTGCGGTACGAGGGCCCGCGCGGTCTGATCGGCCTGGAGGGCCGGCACGCGCGCCAGCGGATCTATCTGGCCGAGGCCGACGGGCTAGACTTCAACGTGCTCGCCCAGCTGAGCGCTCCGCACGAGGCGGGGTGA
- a CDS encoding glyceraldehyde-3-phosphate dehydrogenase produces the protein MTVNDDSFTNWMHREEIAESMIPIIGKLHREQDVTVLLHSRSLVNKSVVSILKTHRFARQIAGEELSITETFPFLQALTTLDLGPSQIDLGLLAEAYRADDRGLSVAEFTAEAVAGATGDNKIERREGRDVVLYGFGRIGRLVARLLIEKAGSGNGLRLRAIVVRRGGDQDIVKRASLLRRDSIHGQFQGTITVDEATSTISANGNEIKVIYANDPSEVDYTAYGIDNAILIDNTGKWRDREGLSAHLRPGIDKVVLTAPGKGDVPNIVHGVNHGDIKPDERILSCASCTTNAIVPPLKAMNDEYGVLRGHVETVHSFTNDQNLLDNYHKADRRGRSAPLNMVITETGAASAVAKALPELKAPITGSSIRVPVPDVSIAILSLRLGRETTRDEVLEYLRDVSLHSSLKRQIDFTTAPDAVSMDFVGSRHASIVDAGATKVDGDNAILYLWYDNEFGYSCQVIRVVQHVSGVEYPTFPAPAV, from the coding sequence GTGACTGTCAACGACGACTCGTTCACCAACTGGATGCACCGCGAGGAGATCGCGGAGTCGATGATCCCGATCATCGGGAAGCTGCACCGCGAGCAGGACGTCACGGTCCTGCTGCACAGCCGCTCCCTGGTGAACAAGTCGGTGGTCAGCATCCTCAAGACCCACCGGTTCGCCCGGCAGATCGCCGGCGAGGAGCTCTCGATCACCGAGACGTTCCCGTTCCTCCAGGCGCTGACGACGCTCGACCTCGGTCCGTCCCAGATCGACCTCGGCCTGCTCGCCGAGGCCTACCGCGCCGACGACCGCGGCCTGTCGGTGGCGGAGTTCACCGCCGAGGCCGTCGCCGGCGCCACCGGTGACAACAAGATCGAGCGTCGTGAGGGACGTGACGTCGTCCTCTACGGCTTCGGCCGCATCGGCCGCCTGGTCGCGCGGCTGCTCATCGAGAAGGCGGGCTCCGGCAACGGTCTGCGCCTGCGCGCCATCGTCGTCCGCCGCGGCGGCGACCAGGACATCGTCAAGCGCGCCTCGCTGCTGCGCCGCGACTCGATCCACGGCCAGTTCCAGGGCACGATCACGGTCGACGAGGCCACCAGCACGATCAGCGCCAACGGCAACGAGATCAAGGTCATCTACGCGAACGACCCGTCCGAGGTCGACTACACGGCGTACGGCATCGACAACGCCATCCTCATCGACAACACGGGCAAGTGGCGCGACCGCGAGGGCCTGTCCGCGCACCTGCGCCCCGGCATCGACAAGGTCGTCCTGACCGCGCCCGGCAAGGGCGACGTGCCCAACATCGTGCACGGGGTGAACCACGGCGACATCAAGCCGGACGAGCGGATCCTGTCCTGCGCGTCCTGCACCACCAACGCGATCGTCCCGCCGCTGAAGGCGATGAACGACGAGTACGGTGTGCTGCGCGGTCACGTGGAGACCGTCCACTCGTTCACCAACGACCAGAACCTGCTGGACAACTACCACAAGGCCGACCGCCGCGGCCGCAGCGCGCCGCTCAACATGGTCATCACCGAGACCGGCGCCGCCTCCGCCGTCGCCAAGGCGCTGCCCGAGCTCAAGGCCCCCATCACCGGCAGCTCCATCCGCGTGCCCGTGCCGGACGTGTCGATCGCGATCCTCAGCCTGCGCCTGGGCCGCGAGACCACCCGCGACGAGGTCCTGGAGTACCTCCGCGACGTCTCGCTCCACTCGTCGCTCAAGCGACAGATCGACTTCACCACCGCCCCGGACGCGGTCTCCATGGACTTCGTGGGCTCCCGCCACGCCTCCATCGTGGACGCCGGCGCGACCAAGGTCGACGGCGACAACGCGATCCTCTACCTCTGGTACGACAACGAGTTCGGCTACTCGTGCCAGGTCATCCGGGTCGTGCAGCACGTCTCCGGCGTGGAGTACCCGACCTTCCCGGCTCCGGCCGTCTGA
- a CDS encoding phosphatase domain-containing protein, whose amino-acid sequence MGQAHLTLHELLPAHELADALDAGHVTRKAHPELPLSIYTYTRTCQYERRWNRVTVRCRGLVADDATGRIVALPLPKFFNAGEHASGQPYAPALPDEPFEVYDKVDGSLAVVFHYADRWHAASKGSFTSTQARWAQRRLDAGDTSALEPGVTYLAEILYPENRIVVDNTHLTPHIPKRLKAAVAGRAVFVVHDLTDVDVEECVRRDAVRERPVGEEIIRLLADKHLKSRKGGWRLTDAWFNDRQPVLPYVADPALPSAVMCDIDGTLALRGDRGPFDFSRCDEDTLNISVRQALSSFRRADGDAVVLLSGRSEDHREMTEAWLRRHEVPYDELWMRAADDGRRDDVVKAELFDRHVRHRFAVRVSLDDRDRVVAVWRRMGLPTWQVNYGAF is encoded by the coding sequence ATGGGCCAGGCACACCTGACTCTCCACGAACTGCTGCCGGCGCACGAACTGGCGGACGCCCTCGACGCCGGGCACGTGACCCGCAAGGCGCACCCCGAACTGCCGCTGTCGATCTACACGTACACGCGCACCTGCCAGTACGAGCGGCGCTGGAACCGGGTCACCGTCCGCTGCCGCGGGCTGGTCGCCGACGACGCCACCGGCCGGATCGTCGCCCTGCCGCTGCCCAAGTTCTTCAACGCCGGGGAGCACGCGTCCGGTCAGCCGTACGCGCCGGCCCTGCCCGACGAGCCGTTCGAGGTGTACGACAAGGTCGACGGCTCGCTCGCCGTGGTCTTCCACTACGCGGACCGCTGGCACGCCGCCTCCAAGGGCTCCTTCACCAGCACCCAGGCCCGCTGGGCGCAGCGCCGGCTGGACGCCGGGGACACCTCCGCGCTGGAGCCCGGTGTCACCTACCTCGCCGAGATCCTGTACCCGGAGAACCGCATCGTCGTCGACAACACCCATCTGACGCCGCACATCCCCAAGCGGCTCAAGGCCGCCGTGGCGGGCCGGGCCGTGTTCGTGGTGCACGACCTCACGGACGTCGACGTGGAGGAATGCGTACGGCGCGACGCGGTGCGGGAGCGGCCGGTGGGGGAGGAGATCATCCGGCTGCTCGCGGACAAGCACCTCAAGTCCCGCAAGGGCGGCTGGCGTCTGACCGACGCGTGGTTCAACGACCGGCAGCCCGTGCTGCCCTACGTCGCGGACCCGGCGCTGCCCTCGGCCGTCATGTGCGACATCGACGGCACGCTCGCCCTGCGCGGCGACCGGGGCCCGTTCGACTTCTCCCGCTGCGACGAGGACACCCTCAACATCTCCGTGCGGCAGGCCCTCTCCTCGTTCCGCCGCGCGGACGGCGACGCCGTCGTGCTGCTCTCCGGCCGCAGCGAGGACCACCGGGAGATGACCGAGGCGTGGCTGCGGCGCCACGAGGTGCCGTACGACGAGCTGTGGATGCGCGCGGCGGACGACGGCAGGCGCGACGACGTCGTGAAGGCGGAGCTCTTCGACCGCCATGTCCGCCACCGCTTCGCGGTGCGGGTCTCGCTGGACGACCGCGACCGGGTCGTGGCCGTCTGGCGCCGGATGGGCCTGCCGACCTGGCAGGTCAACTACGGCGCGTTCTGA
- the abc-f gene encoding ribosomal protection-like ABC-F family protein, whose product MRDRAQLSLHSVSTSYGLRTVLDRVGFTVRPGEKAAVVGENGSGKSTLLRLIAGVQAPDGGEITVRFPGATAHLAQTLAETFGVGPEDTVRATVDAALAELRSLEARLRESEARLADADPAELAAYGALLDRYEERGGYRADADVDAALHGLGLGHVTRDRRVGTLSGGEQSRLALACVLASGAELLLLDEPTNHLDRDAVRWLQDRLRAHRGTVLAVTHDREFLEAVATTVLEVDRDTRSVRRYGDGWEGYRTAKAAERRRRAQEHQEWLDELARTEELVTAAGQRLAVSAPDPGQGFGKHRRSHENKLSGQVRAARTRLEQLRREPVAAPPEPLRFGALFRDAGAAAGTVLAELSGVTVGDRLAVPRLRVGMGDRLLVHGPNGAGKTTLLRVLAGDLAPDTGTVHRVARVGRLRQELDAVPAPEPLLTAYARGRSGPPEEHAAELLALGLFREEDLEVPVAGLSVGQRRRLELARLVSRPADLLVLDEPTNHLALDLLEELETALAGFAGAVVAVSHDPRFQRLFPGERLELRAGRVVG is encoded by the coding sequence ATGCGCGACCGCGCTCAACTCAGCCTGCACTCCGTCAGCACCTCCTACGGCCTCCGCACCGTGCTCGACCGGGTCGGCTTCACCGTCCGGCCCGGCGAGAAGGCCGCCGTCGTCGGCGAGAACGGCTCCGGCAAGTCGACCCTGCTGCGCCTGATCGCGGGCGTCCAGGCACCGGACGGCGGGGAGATCACCGTCCGTTTCCCCGGTGCCACCGCCCACCTCGCCCAGACCCTCGCCGAGACCTTCGGCGTCGGCCCCGAGGACACCGTCCGGGCCACCGTCGACGCCGCGCTCGCCGAACTGCGCTCCCTCGAAGCCCGGTTGCGCGAGAGCGAGGCCCGCCTCGCCGACGCGGACCCGGCCGAACTCGCCGCCTACGGCGCCCTGCTCGACCGCTACGAGGAGCGCGGCGGCTACCGGGCCGACGCGGACGTCGACGCCGCCCTGCACGGCCTCGGACTCGGCCATGTCACCCGTGACCGCCGGGTCGGCACCCTCTCCGGCGGAGAGCAGTCCCGGCTCGCGCTCGCCTGCGTGCTCGCCTCGGGCGCCGAACTGCTGCTGCTCGACGAGCCGACGAACCACCTCGACCGGGACGCGGTCCGCTGGCTCCAGGACCGGCTGCGCGCACACCGGGGCACCGTGCTCGCCGTCACCCACGACCGGGAGTTCCTCGAAGCCGTCGCGACCACCGTGCTGGAGGTCGACCGCGACACCCGCTCCGTGCGGCGCTACGGCGACGGCTGGGAGGGCTACCGCACGGCGAAGGCGGCCGAACGGCGCCGCCGCGCGCAGGAGCACCAGGAGTGGCTCGACGAACTCGCCCGCACCGAGGAGCTGGTGACGGCCGCCGGGCAGCGGCTCGCCGTCAGCGCGCCCGACCCGGGCCAGGGCTTCGGCAAACACCGCCGCTCGCACGAGAACAAGCTCTCCGGCCAGGTGCGCGCCGCCCGCACGCGGCTGGAGCAGCTCCGCCGGGAACCGGTGGCCGCACCGCCCGAACCCCTGCGCTTCGGCGCCCTGTTCAGGGACGCCGGCGCCGCCGCGGGCACCGTGCTCGCCGAGCTGAGCGGTGTCACGGTCGGCGACCGGCTCGCCGTCCCGCGGCTGCGCGTGGGCATGGGGGACCGGCTGCTGGTGCACGGGCCCAACGGGGCCGGCAAGACCACCCTGCTGCGGGTGCTCGCCGGCGACCTCGCCCCCGACACCGGGACCGTCCACCGGGTCGCGCGCGTCGGCCGGCTGCGCCAGGAACTGGACGCCGTCCCCGCGCCCGAACCGCTGCTCACGGCCTACGCGCGCGGCCGGTCCGGGCCGCCGGAGGAGCACGCGGCGGAGCTGCTCGCCCTCGGGCTCTTCCGCGAGGAGGATCTGGAGGTCCCCGTCGCCGGCCTCTCGGTGGGGCAGCGCCGCAGGCTGGAGCTCGCCCGGCTGGTCTCGCGTCCGGCCGATCTGCTGGTCCTCGACGAGCCCACCAACCATCTGGCGCTCGACCTGCTGGAGGAACTGGAGACCGCGCTCGCCGGCTTCGCGGGCGCCGTGGTGGCCGTGTCGCACGACCCCCGCTTCCAGCGGCTCTTCCCGGGCGAACGCCTGGAGCTGCGCGCCGGCCGCGTCGTCGGCTGA